TCCTTATCTGATAGTATCGAAAATGAAAAAAGGTTGCGTGCAGTTTTCGGATTTATTTAAAAACTTAAATTCACTTCGCCTTCCATGCGCTGGAGGTAGAAGTCGATCTTCTGGTGCGCCTTGTTGAAAAACAGCTTGCGGTCTCGTGTGCCGGACTCATTCAGCGATTTAGAATTCTTTACCTGGTGCTTAAAAAAGGCAAGCGCATTGCTACAGGTATCGGCATCATTGGTAATAAAATAGCCCAGCATGGTGTAGGGAACAAACAAGGATTGCTTTTCGGGGGAGGAGAGCAGCACATTGTTGTTGAGTATCAGCAGTTCGTTATAATACAGGTGAAAGCGCGATGTGTCGTTGCAGCAGCGGTCTTCGGCAGCCTCGAGTATGGCTTTCAGGTCGGCGCAGAGTAACCGGGCGTTCGCCAAAGTGAGCAGCCCCGACTGGTAAAAATAAAATATCTGCTGCAAATTGCTGTTGATGGTAGTGTCGTTCCAAACCTCGTGTACTTCCACGCTGTCATATACCTGCTTCAGCTTAGTGCTGTGTTCCTGCAGCGAACGGTTGATGGTAAAATTCTCAAAACGGTCCTGGTTTTGTGTTCCTGCAAGCAGGTTGAGCCATACATACAGCTTAAATTTAGAAAGCAGTGTGCCGCCAATGGTATAGAACAGCGGGATGTCCTTCGCAGAATAATACATTTTCGCATCAGGATACTCAGCAAAGCTGCTTATGTTTTCTGCCGATTGCCGGAAGTAAGTCTCCATATCCTCAAGTGAACGTATTTCATTGGTTTTCTCTACGATCACTTTTTTGCTATCGGCAAACAGCAGGTCCATTGACAGCGCATAATGCCGGCACAGCGCTACAGCCTCTTCTATGGAGAATCTGCTTTTTTGCGAAACCCTGCGGTGTGCGGCATTATAGCTGATATTTAGCACGGCAGCAATCTCATCGATTACCGAAGCCGATTTGCCGATCCTTTGCCGTATAGCTTTCAAGAGTTTTTTCTGACTGTCCATTTTTGCGATTTTCACAAATGTATAATTTTTATTAATTCAAAAACACAAATGCAATTGCTGTAATCACAATAATTTTGACTTAATAAAATCGCTTTCTATGAAAAATATACTTGTAATACTACTTTCATTTAGTACTGCTGTAACCCTTTCGCAAGATTGTGAGCAGTTTATATTCGAGAGCGGTGTCAGGGTGCCGTTTGGCAGCCTGGCCGGCAAGATAGGGCCCTCGCCTGAGTTCGCTATTTGGAATCGTAGCGGCATAAGTGATTGCTGGGCTATGTCCGATATTGGTATCAGCATTTATATTCCTACTGACAGACAGCAATTTGACTATGCCACGCCCGATAGCATTTACCGGGTAAAAGCTATAGGTGTTTCGGGTATGGCGGGTATTCGTGTAGCGAAGGATTATCCTGTAGGAAACCAGCTGGAAATGCAGTGGCTGTCCACTTTAGGGTATGCCTTTTTTGTATTTGACGATAAGCACGCACGTCATATGCACAAGCTACACCCTGAAGATTTTAAGGACAGTACGAACGACGTGTATGTAAAAGGCCTGAGTACATTCCACATAGGGCAGGGTATCCGCTTCGGATACCCTCACCTGGGCCTGCATATCAATTACAATTACACGCCTTACGGGATGTTCAGCAAACATGTAACAAAGGATTTTGGTTCGCACAGCCTGAGCTTTGCCATTGTTTACCGCACATAAAAAATAATAATCATGAAACTAAATCACCTGCTTATGCTTACTTTTTTCTTGCTTCATTTTCCGGTGAAGGCACAGGTAGTGCAGCACCGCAAAGCGCGTTTTCCTATTGGGTTATATACCACAGGCGACAGCGACATCTACGGACTTTCCTTTGGGGTGGGTTCCGACACCTATATGGATTCAGATTATGTGAGCGTGCGTTCCTACGGCCTTCGGATCGAGCCGGTATCGCAAGCATTGCTGTTTTTTACACTTGTCTTCCCGGTCGACAGGGTGCGCTATCCCCGCGACCTTAATGAGATCCGGGAATTTGAAAAGAAAATTCCCAACGAAATCGTGTATGGCCTCAACATTTCCTGCGGCACCAATGCCTTTGCCGATGTAAATGGGGTTACTGTATCTGCTTTTGTGCAATCATTCAGGCAAACCAATGGGCTGTCCGTTGCGGGTTTTTCAAATTATTCTTTCAGGGCCAATGGTGTACAGGCGGGTATTTGTATGGCGGGTGCGGTGTATGGCAATGGTGTATTGATTTCGCTGTTTGGTAACAAAGTGCATGATGGCAAAGGCCTCCAGGCCGCTGCCCTATGCAATGATTATGATGCTTTCACCGGACTTCAGATAGGCATGCTCAATGGCGCTTACGGCACAGCCGAAAAATTCACCGGCTTACAAATAGGCCTGTTCAATAACGCAAAAAAACTTCGGGGTATCCAGATAGGCCTCATCAATAAAAATGAGAAACGGATACTTCCTTTTATTAATTGGAATTTTAAAGAATAAAACCATGAAAAACATTCCCATTCTACTAATAACTTTCAGATTTATTCTGGGGCCTGTAATGATTGCAATCACCTACAGCCAGGGCACAAAAGCCAGAATATTACTGATGATCCTGCTCCTGCTCGGCATCCTTTCCGATATTTTCGACGGTATCATTGCCCGTAAGACAGGGGTTTCAACCGAAAAGCTGCGCCGCATGGACAGCCAGACCGACCTCGTGTTCTGGGTCTGCGCCGGTTGGTGCAGCTGGCTGCTCAATCCTGAAATCATAATCAATAACAAATATGCCATCATCACAATCTTTGCAATGGAAGGGCTGACCTATGTGTTCAGCTTCCTAAAGTTCGGCAAGGAAACCTGTACACATGCGCTATTGTCAAAGCTATGGGGGATAACGCTTTTTGCAGCATTTATTTCCATCATCGGTTTCGGGCATGGGGGTATACCGCTGGCATTGGCGGTTGTTTTCGGTATCATATCCCATATCGATGTTTACCTGATTATCCTTTTTTTACCAAAATGGACACACGATGTGCCCAGTGCATGGCATGCCTGGCAGCTGCGGAAGGGTAGGGACATCAGGCGTAATAAATTGTTTAATGGATAAGCCGCGACCAGTCCTCAAAGCTCATTTCGAACTTCGTTTCTTTAGTCCCATACAGCCCAACTTCGCGCCAACCCTGCATCCGGTAAAAAGTGTCCGCACGTGTGTTGAAACCCGTGCTCAGCCATACCGTTTCTTTCGTTTGAGAGAAATACCAGTCCATCATGACCTTGTGCAGCTGCTTGCCAATACCTTTCCCTTCAGCATCAGGATGAAGGAACAGCGCCCATATGTTGTTGTCTTCAAGGTCAGCTATCGCAAAGCCAAAGATGATGCCATTTTCTTCGGCTACCCAGCCTTTACCGCGACGGAACATATAATCGTCAACATCCGAGTCAGGCACAAGTGCAGGGTCGGACAGCATATTCTCTTTTACAGCATTGCGTACTATTTGTATTTGTGGGATGTCGGTGGGTAAGGCTTCGCGGATAGTCATAGTATGGAATTTGATAATCAAAAATTTTAGTTCTTGTATCTTTGTAAAGATAGCATAAGATCAGCTACTAATTTTATGATTTACATAGATAAAAAAACAGTGCCGCATTGTTATGTCGAGGAAAAGAAATTTGAATGGGGAGAGCCTTATACGGTTGATACGCCTATATTCAATGTGTGTATTGATCCGCAATTGTCTGATATAGAATTTACCATCGAAATACTTGGCAGAAATAATTTTAGGCAGAATCTTGAAAAGCTATATAATATTTTGATTAACAGGGACGAAAATTACCGTTTAAACAATTTAACCGAACCTGTTTTAAACCGGGAATTCCTTATCGAAAAAATTGCCGGTTTTATTGCTGATAACAAGAATAACATTGCGCCTTGGGATAATGAATATGATGTTGGATCTGATGAAGAATTTTATCTGGAATGGATTAGTAAAGACTTAAATAGAATTTTATTATTTGAGAAGAAGGTATATTAAAGTTATAAAAACGATCTGCCTTTTCATAATGGGAAGTTTTCAGGATTAGTTATAGCAAACGCAAATATTCTTCAGTGACTGCCTTTATCTTTTGTTTTATTTCATCCCAGGAGTTTTTTATAAGCATTACCGGCATAGCTTCTTCATCTGCATCTTCGAAATAGCTAAGGCTCTTTAACACAAGAAATTCGGATCCATCGTGGTATTTCTGTTTATAAAAGCCGATCATCTCTTTTAATGAAAACTTTTCCAAAAGGACAAACAGGTCTATAAAATCTTTTCTGCTTCCTCTTCCTGATATCACATTAGTTTCATAGCAGCAATATCTTTTTCAGAAACCATTCTTACGTTTTGAACAACTGTTATATCTTCCAGTAATGGATACTTATAATTTACAAAATCAACTTTGATTCCATAGATACTGTAAATTATTATATTACGGCTTTTTTTAATATAACTACATTTCCTAATTCCTTCAGGATGTTTGCGAATTCAAATTCGTCAATTTCAGAATTTCCAAACAAATCGATATCAATGGAAACCCTATGGCCTCTTTTTAATGCTAATGCTGTGCCGCCCACCAGGTTGAAATCCTTAAATATTTCAAACGCCATTAACTTATTTAATAAGTCCAGGAGTTCCCTGTTGACTGTCTGAGTCTGTAGCATCTGAAATCTGTTTTTTGTAAATGGAAAATAGTGCATAAAAATGCAAGCGTGACATCATCGAGTGTCCTAAGGCTTACAGCTATTTCTTTTATTTTTGGTAAGCCGTAAAACTTTTTTATAAGCTGCCAATCGCTTAAAACGCCATATTCCAAAACCCTGTGTGTTATTAATTTTGCGTCAGACTCAAAATCCAGGGAATTAATATCCGTATCCCAGAAAATATGAGATGAAAGGTCTGTAATATGAGGTTTTGGAGTATTCATAAATGCGTATAAACAAATATAGTAAAAACCGATGAAAAATTTTAAACCAAAAAACCCTGCCACTTTACAGCGACAGGGTTCTTTCTGAATTAACCTTAAAAAGTAATTAAGATTCTTGTGGCGCTTCGCCATTATTGTCGTTGCGAGGCTCGCGTGGGCCATCGTCCCTTCTTTCTTCTCTTGGGCCACGGTCGCGGGAGTTCCTGTCGTCACGTCCGCCACGGTTGTCGCGTCCGCCACCACGGTTATCCCTGAATCCGCCACGGTCGCCGCCTTCGCGTGGGCCGCGGTTCTCACGCTGTGGAGCGTTCTCATCCCTTGGAGGCCTTGGTAAAAGGGCTTTCCTTGAAACTTTCTCTTTGCGTGTCTTAGGGTCGATACCGATGTATTTCACATCAAAGATGTCGCCCATGTTCACTACGTCAGATACGTTCTCAGTACGTGCCCAGTCAAGTTCGCTTACGTGAAGCAATACTTCGTTACCCGGAGCATCCATATATTCTACTACCGCGCCAAAGTCAAGCATTTTGATAACTTTTACGCTGTACGTTTCGCCAACAACCGGCTTGAATATAATAGAGTCGATTTTGTTCAGTACCATCTGGATTCCTTCAGGGCTTGTTCCAAGGATCTCTACTTCACCCTGCTCGTCTACCTCGTTAATAACGATAGTAGTGCCTGAGGCTTTCTGCAGTTCCTGGATAACTTTTCCGCCAGGGCCGATAAGCGCCCCGATGTAAGCGCCCGGAATGGTAACTTTGATGATCTTCGGAGCGTGGCGTTTCACATCTTCCCTTGGAGCCTCCAGTACTTCTGTCAGTTTTCCAAGGATATGTAGACGGCCTTCGCGCGCCTGGTTGAGCGCCTGTTCCATGATCTCATATTTAAGGCCTTCAATTTTGATGTCCATCTGGCAGGCAGTAATACCTTCTGATGTACCCGTTACTTTGAAGTCCATATCGCCAAGGTGGTCTTCGTCTCCAAGGATGTCAGAGAGTACAGCCCAACGGCCTGTAGCATCGTCTGAAATAAGCCCCATGGCAATACCCGATACCGGCCTTGTCATTTTGATACCGGCATCCATAAGTGCAAGCGTACCGGCACATACGGTAGCCATTGAAGACGAACCGTTCGATTCCAGTACTTCAGAAACCACACGTACAGTATACGGAGTCTCCGCAGGTATCATGTTTTTAAGTGCACGCTGTGCAAGGTTACCGTGCCCAACCTCGCGCCTCGATGTTCCCCTTAGCGGCTTAGCTTCGCCGGTAGAGAAAGGAGGGAAGTTGTAGTGCAGGTAAAAACGCTCTTCGCCTTGTTCTGTAGGGCGGTCGATAATATTCGCCTCGCGGGATGTGCCAAGCGTTACCGTAGCAAGCGCCTGCGTCTCACCCCTTGTGAAAAGTGCCGAACCGTGCGTAGATGGAAGGTAATCCACCTCACACCAGATAGGGCGTATTTCGTTCGTTTTCCTTCCGTCAAGGCGTGTGCCGTTGTCAAGGATCACGTTGCGTACTGCTTCTTTATTAACTTTAGAAAGGTATTTGCTGATAAGGTCGCCGTTTTCAAGAAGCTCCTCTTCAGTAAACAATGCTTTCACCTCTTCCTTCACGGCAGCAAATTTCTCACTGCGTTCGTGCTTTGCAGAACCTTCGCTGGCAATTGCAAAATACTTGTCGTAGGAAAGCTCTTTTACTTTAGCAAGGATAGCGTCATCACTGCGTTCTTCCTCATAGGTCCTTACTTCTTTTTTACCCACAGCGGCCTGAAGCCTTTCCTGTGCGGCGATCTGTACTTTAATGGCTTCGTGGGCAAATTTAATAGCCTCGATCATTTCAAGTTCAGATATCTCTTTCATTTCGCCTTCAACCATCGCGATAGAGTCCATAGAAGCGCCTATCATCATATCGATGTCCGACTCTTCAAGCTGGGCTTTGCTTGGGTTGATAACGAACTCTCCGTTTATCCTTGCCACACGCACCTCAGAGATAAGCGTTGCAAAAGGGATATCAGAAAGGGCAAGCGCTGCAGAGGCTGCCAGTCCGGCAAGCGCATCGGGCATCACTTCGTCGTCATGAGACATTAATTGGATCATTACCTGCGTTTCAGCATGGTAATCTTTAGGGAACAGCGGACGCAGTACACGGTCTACAAGACGCATGGTTAGTACTTCGCCGTCGCTTGGCCTGGCTTCGCGCTTGAAGAAACCACCCGGAAAGCGCCCTGCGGCAGCAAATTTTTCACGGTAGTCAAGCGTAAGCGGTAAAAAGTCAATGCCCGGGCTTGCACTGCGGGCAGATACCACAGTGGCAAGCAGCATGGCGTTGCCCATTTGTACTACGACCGATCCATCGGCCTGTTTGGCAAGTTTGCCTGTTTCGATCGAGATGCTTCGTCCATCTCCCAGATCGATGATCTCTTTAATAACATTTGGGATCATAAATTCTAATTCTTTTGATTAAACAATGGGTTTAGTTGTGTTGTTGTTGTAGTTGTGTGGAACCCAATGAAAAACCAAAAACTTTTTCTGCGCAATATGTAAAAACAAAAAGAGGCGCGCGGGCACCTCTTCTCATCTCGATTATTTCCTGATGTTCAGTTCTTTGATAATCTCACGATACCTGTTGATATCTTTCTTTTTCAGGTAGTCAAGCAGGCTCCTCCTTTTACCTACCAGCTTCACAAGCGAACGCTCTGTGTTGTAGTCGTGGCGGTTTTTCTTAAGGTGGCCTGTAAGGTGGTTAATCCTGAATGTGAATAGTGCGATCTGCCCTTCTGCAGATCCTGTGTTAGCTTCTGCTCCGCCGTGTTTAGCGAAGATCTCTGCTTTTACTTCTTTAGTCAAGTACATGCTAATATTGTATAAATGATTATTATGTATACCAGGGTTTTCCTGATTGGGTGCAAAGGTAATCATTATTTTAAAACACGCAAGTATTGAATTGTTATAAAGTTTCAGGTTTAAAGTTTAAAGTTGCCTCTCCTGCTCAATCAGTTGGCAGTACCTGCTTTCGTAACAGAACTTTCAAAAAAACTTTAAACCTTAAACCTTAAACAAATTAAAACAGCTTGGCCACCTCCGCATTCACAAACTCCAAAAACCGTTCATCCATTTCTGTAAAAGGATCCAGCACGCCCGAGTCAATATCGATCTGGCCGATGTTTACGCCATCAACGAACAGGGGCACAACAATCTCCGACTTCACCGAAATGCTGCACGCGATGTAATTGTCCTGTGCACTAACGTCAGGCACTACAAAATTCTGGTTGGATACCGCTACCTGGCCGCAGATGCCTTTCCCGAAAGGGATAACAGTATGGTCGGTCGGCTCTCCTGCATAAGGACCCAGGATAAGTTCTTCTTTTTCTCCATTGCGGAAGTAAAAGCCCACCCAGTCATAATAATCTATATTTTCTTTTAAAAGGTGGCACAGCTGCAGGAGCTTTTCATCCCTTGATGTATCGCGGTGGTGCAGTATGTCGGTCACTTTTGGCTGCAGTTCTTCAAATGTCATGGTGATAAATTTTTATAAGTACAAAAATACAAAGCAAACCATTAGCAGGCATTTAAATTTTATAAAGATTAATTATAACTATATAGGTGCATAGTTTTTAGAAGGGGCAGTGAATTAAAACATCTTATTGGGGATTATTTGAAGTCCATTTCACTTTTTTATACTTATTATCACTTTTTCCATATTTTTGTTTAAAACTAATTGCCAATGGATGTCCTCCGGAAAAACAGGGCTTTCTTTTTATTTCTCTTAAAATTCGGCGGAAGCTACCTGGTACTCTCACTAGTGTACTGGGCCTACCTGAGCCGTTATGACGCTGCAACATTCGAAGCCGACGGCATGACGCACCTCGTGGCAGAGCAGGCTTCGGGATTCGTGAACCTGCTGGGCGATAAAGCGCATATCGAAAAAAAGCCTTTTGAGGCCTCCTACTTTTTTTTCGTAAACGATAGGCGGGTGGCGCGTGTGGTCGAAGGTTGTAATGCCGTAAGTGTCATAATACTTTTTGTAGCTTTTATAGTTGCTTTCTCCACTACTTTCAAGAGGACATCGCTGTATATCCTCATTGGCATACTGCTGCTGCATGTGCTTAATGTCGCCAGGGTAGGGCTGCTGGGTATGGGCCTCTATCACTACAATGAGTATGGGCACCTACTTCACGACATTGTCTTTCCGTTGTTTATCTATGGGGTAGTTTTTGCGTTGTGGGTAGCATGGGTAATGAAGTTTTCGGGAAATAAGAAAAAAAATGCGGCTTAATATAAAAGACATATCAGGGATAATTGTCCTGCTGGTACTGTTGGTGCTGGTGCGTGTTTTCGAGGAAAAGCTGTTCTACGACCCATTGCTGGCCTTTTTCAGGAAAGAAGATAAAGAACTTCCCGAATATGATAGCATGCAGTTGTTTTTTGGGCTAGCCTTCCGTTACGGGCTTAATATGTTATTCTCGTTGGGCATCATCTGGCTGGCGTTTAAGGATAAGTCAGTAATGAAACTAACAACTGTTTTATATGCTGTTTTTTTCGTGTTGCTCACAGCCGTATTGTTCATTTCCCTGAATACCGAAAAACCGAGCCTGCTGCTTATATTCTATGTGCGAAGGTTTTTGATACAGCCGCTATTCTTAATACTTTTCCTGCCGGCATTCTATTATCAGGCGCATATAAATAAAAAACCCGATGCTGGTGATGCAACGGGTTTCAAAAATGATATGTAGCAAATTGTTATTGCGGTGTGACTGTGTAAGGGCTACCACTTCCCGAAAAATTAATATTAAGGGTAATAAGGTAAGTATCTTCTCCTAAAGGTAGGTGTATTAATTCTCCTCCGAGATCTATACTACCATCGGCAAGATTGTCCCCATATGATGACGAACCTAGCTTAAACCAAATAGTTCGAAAGTCATTGCTTGCGAAGTCGGGTACATAAAATGTACAACTGAAAGTATTAGTATTGGCATTATATGTCATAGCTTGTTCATAATTTGGGCTTGCATAGTTGGGATTTACTTTTATCGATATATTTGATATGGATATATTATATTCCCATTCTCCATCAACATTTTCAGAAGCCACCGCTTTTATTAAATACATGCCGCTCGAATTTACAACAAAAGGGCTTCCGTTCTGGGCAAGCATGTTGCCGCCACCATTACCATAGGCTACTGTAGCGTTTTGAGCTGTTAGAAATTTAAGTTGAGTGCCTGCCGTAAGATATTTATATCCATAAAAGCTTGTTCCGGTATACACCATTGGTAGCGATGTTGTGGCATTGAAGGAATTAAAGGTGCCATAAAGATATAATTGTGTGAGTTCAGATACTGGGCCTGGACCCGGATTCGTCCCGGGGGTTCCAATAACTGCTCCCGCATACATTGCATATGGTACGGCTAATAGCTGTGAAGAGCCTACAGTTATATAGTTTGTGCCGTTATTAACGTCTATCTCTACTTTAAGGAATTTTGAGGTCAGAGCCCAATTGATACCTGAAAATGTGCCAGTTTGCGCTACTCCCTGACCAATAGTTAAAGTAAATAACCCAACATTGTTAGTAGTAGGGTTATGAAGTTCTACATATGAAGCTTCTCCTGTTGCGCTTCCTTCAAGGATACTGAGACGAATTTTTACAGGTGATGAAACTACAGGCTGCCCTGTGGTATTCAGCGCCACTGCCTGATAACTGAATCCCTGTGGTATCTGAGCCATCATGCCAAAGGAAATAAAAAGCAATAAGAAGTATAATTTTTTCATGGTTTAATTTTTTACGATTTTAACGGGTTTGATGTTGGTGTTTGGGAAAGACATAAAGTAAATTCCGGTAGTCAGCGAAGAAAGGTCAATGCGGTTGCCATTGGCCGGGGCAATGGTAATTTTGCTCCCCTTCGCATCGCGGATCTGCATTTCAGAAAGGTTTATTTCGCCCTTTGCCTCAAAAGTGAGGTAGTCCTGTACCGGGTTTGGATAATACGTGATCCCTTCGGCTACGATAAAATCGTTGGTGTCCAGGGCATCAAGAACAATTTGGGTAACAGCGCCCAGTGTGCCGCTCGAAATCCTGTCGGGATTTTCGGGAACTACATAGATCACGCCCACACTGCCTGAGAAGGTATTGGATGCGTTCGATCCCGAATTGATGCTTCCCACACTGGTCTGCGAAAAACCAGAAACTGCAGGGAAGAGTAATAGAATGATTAGTTTATTCATTTTTTTAACTTTTGCCTCAAAAATATAAAAAAAAGTTACAAAATTAGACAAGGAGTAATATTTGTAACACATCTAAATCATATATAAATATTCATGGTATAAGTCTCTAAAAACAATTCATACTATACCGGCTTTCCTAAAAGTTATTTTAGCATATCCTTTTAAGAACTAATTTTCGTAATTTTGCATCTAGATGAAACTACGCAGATACATAAGCACATTATTATCCATACTGATATTGGTGTCCAATATCGGGATGGCGCTCAATGTGCATTATTGCCACGGTGAAGTGGCATCAGTTTCATTGGCTTACAAAATACAGCAGTCCTGTAGCGCAAAACCTGAAAAGGAGACCCGTAAAGCCTGTTGTGGCGCAGCGGTTAAAACCACTAAAAGCTGCTGTAAGCACGATGTCATAAAGCTGCACGATACCAAGTCGGATAATATTATCGTAAAATCTTTCCAGCTCGACCTCGCGGCTTTTTGCCCTGCCGAAGTATGGAACCCTAATACATTGCACTACAGCGAAGCGCCTGTTGCTATAAAAGACACTCCGTCTTTTTACTGCGAATCTCATGCGCCGCCGCTCTTTAAGCTCTATTGCCAATACATTTTCTACGCCTAAAAATTAATGTTCTTACGGCTTTTGCATGCGCAAAAGTGACTTAAGTAATAACATTAAACTTTTATTATGCGTACTATTTTAATTTATATATTCCTGTTGGCAGGCTTAGTTGCTTATGCGCAGGAACCACTTACCGGCATGGTGTCCGACGAAACGGGCCAGCCATTGCCGGGAGCCAGTGTCAGTTGGCTCACTCTTGGCACTTCAACTTCTACAAATGAAAGTGGCCATTTTTCAATTCCATATTCAAACGGCGATAAGCTAATTATCTCTTATATCGGCTACGTTACCGATACGTTGGATGTAGCATCCCCCAACTTCATCAGCCACAAAATGACACCCGATAAAGGGAAGGAGCTTAATGAAGTGGTAGTGGATAAAACCCGTAAAAGCCTTGAGCGATCACAACTGAAAGCGGCAAACGTTACCACCATGGGCAGCAAGGAGCTCCTGAAAGCGGCCTGTTGCAACATTGCCGAAAGCTTTGAGACCAACCCGTCTATCGATGCGAGCTTCTCCGATGCGCTTACCGGCACGCGCCAGATAAAAATGCTGGGACTTACCAGTCCGTATTTGCTGATTGCCGAGGAAAACATCCCGGCTGTCCGCGGCGCTTCGCAGGCCTACGGGCTATCTTTTGTGCCGGGTACGTGGGTGAGCAGCATCCAGATTACCAAAGGCGCCGGCCCGGTCATCAACGGTTACGAAAGCATTTCGGGCCAGATCAATTATGAGTTGATAAAACCTGTGGATGACATACCGTTTTTCCTGAACGCGTATGGATCTACAGACAGCCGTTTTGAGCTGAACACCCATTTCAATAAAAAGCTTTCCGACAAATGGAGTAGTAGCCTGTTCCTGCACGGCAATGCGCGGGTTGCCAAAAACGACATGAACGATGACGGATTTCTTGATAACCCGCTCGGGAAACAGGTAAATATCATGAACCGCTGGCAGTATACCAATGCCGAAAAAGGTTGGGTCAGCTTCATCAACCTGCGCTACATGCGCGACGAGAAGCAGGCCGGCGAAGTGGATTTCGACCCGGATAAGGATAAGTTTACCACAAATCATTGGGGCTCGGAGATCAATACCGACAAAGCTGATGTGTCGGCCAAGCTCGGTTATGTTTTCCCCGATATGCCGTTCCAGAGCATTGGCCTGCAAACCTCGTTCAACTGGCACAAGCAGGATTCGTATTTCGGTTTTTCTACCTACAATATCGAGCAGAAAAGCCTGTACTCCAACCTGATCTTCAATTCGATCATCAATAACACGCTGAACAAATTCGCCGCCGGGCTTAACTTTACCTATGATAATTACGGCGAGTTTGTAAACACGACCGATTTCAGCAGGATCGATAACTCCATGGGCGCATTTTTTGAATATACTTATGACAATGCCGACGACTTCAGTGTGGTACTGGGGGGGCGATTCGATGTGCACAACCGCCTTGGGGCCTTCTTTACCCCGCGGATGCACCTGCGCTACAATCCCTGGGAGAAAGGCACGTTCAGGGCATCTGCCGGAAGGGGCAAGAGGGCCGCGAATATTTTTGCCGAAAACCAGGCCTACTTTGGCAGCTCAAGGCAGATGAATATCCTGGGAACGGGAGGGAAACTTTATGGTCTTGACCCG
Above is a genomic segment from Flavobacterium album containing:
- a CDS encoding HYC_CC_PP family protein: MKLRRYISTLLSILILVSNIGMALNVHYCHGEVASVSLAYKIQQSCSAKPEKETRKACCGAAVKTTKSCCKHDVIKLHDTKSDNIIVKSFQLDLAAFCPAEVWNPNTLHYSEAPVAIKDTPSFYCESHAPPLFKLYCQYIFYA
- a CDS encoding T9SS type A sorting domain-containing protein; this encodes MNKLIILLLFPAVSGFSQTSVGSINSGSNASNTFSGSVGVIYVVPENPDRISSGTLGAVTQIVLDALDTNDFIVAEGITYYPNPVQDYLTFEAKGEINLSEMQIRDAKGSKITIAPANGNRIDLSSLTTGIYFMSFPNTNIKPVKIVKN
- a CDS encoding exosortase F system-associated membrane protein, whose translation is MRKKMRLNIKDISGIIVLLVLLVLVRVFEEKLFYDPLLAFFRKEDKELPEYDSMQLFFGLAFRYGLNMLFSLGIIWLAFKDKSVMKLTTVLYAVFFVLLTAVLFISLNTEKPSLLLIFYVRRFLIQPLFLILFLPAFYYQAHINKKPDAGDATGFKNDM
- a CDS encoding TonB-dependent receptor plug domain-containing protein; amino-acid sequence: MRTILIYIFLLAGLVAYAQEPLTGMVSDETGQPLPGASVSWLTLGTSTSTNESGHFSIPYSNGDKLIISYIGYVTDTLDVASPNFISHKMTPDKGKELNEVVVDKTRKSLERSQLKAANVTTMGSKELLKAACCNIAESFETNPSIDASFSDALTGTRQIKMLGLTSPYLLIAEENIPAVRGASQAYGLSFVPGTWVSSIQITKGAGPVINGYESISGQINYELIKPVDDIPFFLNAYGSTDSRFELNTHFNKKLSDKWSSSLFLHGNARVAKNDMNDDGFLDNPLGKQVNIMNRWQYTNAEKGWVSFINLRYMRDEKQAGEVDFDPDKDKFTTNHWGSEINTDKADVSAKLGYVFPDMPFQSIGLQTSFNWHKQDSYFGFSTYNIEQKSLYSNLIFNSIINNTLNKFAAGLNFTYDNYGEFVNTTDFSRIDNSMGAFFEYTYDNADDFSVVLGGRFDVHNRLGAFFTPRMHLRYNPWEKGTFRASAGRGKRAANIFAENQAYFGSSRQMNILGTGGKLYGLDPEIAWNYGVSFVQGFPLFNKNAEFVVDFYRTDFQNQVVTDVFNSPQAVDFYNLNGKLYANSLQVELNYEITMHFNIRTAYKYYDISTDYATAGAQQRPLQAKHRFFTNIAYETHIGDHGKQWKFDFTYNWMGKQRLPYTGSNPVQYQMGDYSPAFSLMNAQVTRTFSSVFEAYVGAENLGNYQQKKAILGNDNPFGPYFDSSIIYAPVFGQMYYAGIRFKIK